In the genome of uncultured Pseudomonas sp., the window GCGACGTAGGATGGGTTGAGTGCAGCGATACCCATCAATATGCGCAACGAGGCCCCCATGAACCTACCCAACCAAGTGCGCCTGGTCGAAGTCGGCCCGCGCGACGGCTTGCAGAACGAGAAACAACCGATCAGCGTGGCTGACAAGGTGCGCTTGGTTGATGACCTGTCCGCCACCGGGCTGGGCTATATCGAAGTGGGCAGTTTCGTCTCGCCAAAGTGGGTGCCGCAGATGGCCGGCAGTGCCGAGGTGTTTGCGCAGATCCAGCAGCAGCCTGGCGTCACCTACGCCGCCCTCGCCCCCAACCTGCGTGGTTTTGAGGCCGCACTGCAGGCTGGAGTGAAAGAAGTGGCGGTGTTCGCCGCCGCCTCTGAAGCCTTCTCGCAAAAGAACATCAACTGCTCAATAGCCGAAAGCCTTGAACGCTTCGTGCCGCTGATGACGGCTGCCAAGCAGCACGATGTGCGCGTGCGCGGCTATGTCTCCTGCGTGCTGGGCTGCCCGTACGATGGCAATGTGGCGCCCGAGCAGGTCGCCAGCGTAGCGCGTGAGCTCTACGCCATGGGCTGCTACGAGGTGTCGCTGGGCGACACCATTGGCGCCGGCACTGCCGGCGCAACCCGTCACTTATTCAACGTGGTCGGCCGCGAGGTACCCCGAAACTTGCTGGCCGGGCACTTCCATGACACCTATGGCCAGGCCCTGAGCAACATCTACGCCAGCCTGCTCGAAGGCATCAGCGTGTTCGACAGCTCGGTCGCGGGCCTGGGCGGCTGCCCTTATGCCAAAGGTGCCACCGGCAATGTGGCCACAGAAGATGTGCTGTACCTGCTTAACGGCCTGTGCATCGACACCGGCATTGATATGGATAAACTGATCAACGCCGGCCAGCGCATCTGTACGGTGCTGAACAAAGCCAATGGCTCGCGGGTGGCTCGCGCCACTTTGGCCAGCCAGCACCGTTGAGCGCGAGCAGCTTTCCCGGCCTGCGTTGCAACCCGCATCCAGAAATCTGGACGAGCAAGTCTATATTGCTGGACACAACCAGCGATGGCTTAGACTGAAAGGTCCAAATTTTCAGAAAACCCCATTTAGCCGACCCAGGCCAATAAATAAGCTATTGTTTTATATAGCAATTTATAACTGGCATGGAAATCGCTTTACAACACAAGCTGACCGCTAGCGCCAGATGTCATTACCGCAGTTGAAGGCGCCGTCTCACTTAGTCAGTGTTCAAAAAAAATACAATAAAAAGGAACTCCAGCATGTCTACAAAGCAACAGCTATCACGCCTAACCCTAGGTATAACCGCAGCTGCGCTATTTGCCGGGAGCTTGCTGGCCAGTCCAGCAATGGCCGCTGAAAAGATTCGCTGGCAGGTACCGCTGGCCTTCCCTTCGCATCTGGTGGGCCTGGTAACCCCAGCCAAGCACTTGGGTGATTCGCTAAAAGCCATCTCCGACGGTGACATCCAGCTGCGCTACTACGAGCCAGGCGAGCTGGTACCTCCGTTCGAAATCATGAATGCGGTGAGCAGCGGCAAGTACCCAGCCGGTTATACCTGGGTCGGCTACGACCAAGGCAGTATCCCGGCACTGCCGCTCTACTCCGGTGCGCCCTTCAACCTCGAGCCGCCCGCCTACGTGGCTTGGTACTACCAGGGCGACGGCAAGAAGCTGCTGGAGGAAATTTACGCCCCGCACAACATCCATCCGATGCTGTGCAGCATCATCGGCCCGGAAGGCGCGGGCTGGTTCGCCAAGCCGATTACAGAGCTGAAGGACTTCGACGGCCTGCGCATTCGCTTCGCCGGTATTGGCGGTAAGGTACTGGAGAAACTCGGCGCCT includes:
- a CDS encoding hydroxymethylglutaryl-CoA lyase, giving the protein MNLPNQVRLVEVGPRDGLQNEKQPISVADKVRLVDDLSATGLGYIEVGSFVSPKWVPQMAGSAEVFAQIQQQPGVTYAALAPNLRGFEAALQAGVKEVAVFAAASEAFSQKNINCSIAESLERFVPLMTAAKQHDVRVRGYVSCVLGCPYDGNVAPEQVASVARELYAMGCYEVSLGDTIGAGTAGATRHLFNVVGREVPRNLLAGHFHDTYGQALSNIYASLLEGISVFDSSVAGLGGCPYAKGATGNVATEDVLYLLNGLCIDTGIDMDKLINAGQRICTVLNKANGSRVARATLASQHR
- a CDS encoding TRAP transporter substrate-binding protein, with translation MSTKQQLSRLTLGITAAALFAGSLLASPAMAAEKIRWQVPLAFPSHLVGLVTPAKHLGDSLKAISDGDIQLRYYEPGELVPPFEIMNAVSSGKYPAGYTWVGYDQGSIPALPLYSGAPFNLEPPAYVAWYYQGDGKKLLEEIYAPHNIHPMLCSIIGPEGAGWFAKPITELKDFDGLRIRFAGIGGKVLEKLGASVTMIPGGEIYQALERKTIDATEFSQPAIDKMLGLDQIIKNYIMPGWHQTLTTSHLLVNQDVWDKLKPQSRALIEMGCESATLKGLAESEWAQPTALAEYQKEGVKAQVLPEPVLRELQRVTNEVLDEMAGQDVMFKRVLTSQREFMKLHSTWHGMGYLPRDFHQHD